The Agaribacterium sp. ZY112 genome includes the window GTCTCGGGTGATTCTGAAGCTCCTGCCGCATCAGAGGTGGGTAAAACAGATACCGGTAAGCCATCTGAAGAGGCTAGTAAATCTAGCCTTGAGGGTGAGCCCATCAACATGGTTACTGGTGAGGAACTACTAGAGCTCACCGATTTTACCTTCCGCGCGCCACTGCCATTAACATGGAGGCGAATTTATCGTTCAACCAGTACAGCTAATCGTGGGCTTGGTTATGGTTGGAGTCATCCGCTTAGTGAGCGTCTGTTCATAACAAATGAACAGGTTCGTTTTGTCGATAGCGAAGGCCGAAATATTCCCTTTGAGCGGCCCAAGTTACAGCAAGCGTCGTTAAATAAAGTTGAAAAACTGACGCTGCGTTACCTTGATGCCACAACGTATGCTATTGAGGCGCCAGGTAAAGCGGTTCGAATTTTCTCTGCAGAGACGGATTATCAATTAACAGCCCTGATTGATGCTAGTAACAACCGTTTGGATTTCCATTATTCTGAAGATGCGCAGCTACGTCGCATCCAAAGTAGTGCAGGTCAAGCGTTAGAGTTGAGTTGGGCAGATAGCCTTATTACTCAGATTGATAAGATTGCTGTCGATGGAACGCGTACTTTAGAGGTTAAATATCACTACGACTTCACTCAAGATTTAATTGCATGTGAAGACGCTGGTGGTAAAGGGGAACAGTATCAATACCGAAATCATGTCATCACTCAGCGCACTCTGAAAACAGGCTTTAACTTTTATTTCGAGTGGGATGAGTACAGCCCGCTGGCACGTTGTACGCGTCAGTGGGGTGATAATGATATTTATAGCTATCGCTTTGAGTGGGATGACACTCAAAGGGTAAGTCGTGCAATTGATAGTAATGGCGGTATTAAAGAGTTTCATTATGATGATAATGCCAAGGTCACTAAAATTGTGGACCCTGAAGGAGGCGTTAGCCAATTTCAGTTTGATGATGTAGGTAATTTACTTGTTAAAACCGAGCCCTCGGGCGTGCAACATCGTTATGAATACAATGAGTTTGGTCAGCTGACTCGTTATAGGGACCCGTTAGGTGGTGGCCACCAAATAGAATATCAAGGTGATCGACCAATAGTTCTGATCGATGGCGATGGTAATCGTTGGACGCGTGATTATTACGATAATGGTTTAATACGCCAGATTACAAACCCAGATGGTTTGAGCACTCATTACACTTACAATGCACAGGGTTTAATTACTGAGATTCGCAACCCCGCAGGACAAGTCACTAAATTGACTTGGGATGAGCAAGATCGATTGCTTGTAGAGCAAAGTCGAGAATTGAGCCGCCACTTTAGCTATAACGCGCGGGATCAGATTGAGCAGGTAGCTGAATTCGATACTAACTTCGACTCTCAGGCTGAGGCTGCCCATGCTCGTATCACACGCTACGACTATGATGTCAGTGGTAATGTTACTCAAGTAACCTTTCCCGATGGCAAGCAGCAGGTCATGGCTTATAACGCGAATGATCAGTTAATATCCGTTACGGATACTGCTGGGCGGACAACACAATATCGCTACGATGGTTTGTCGCAGGTTCGCGAAAAAATTGATCCAGCTGGCCAGCATTTTAAATATCAGTACGATAAAGAGCGCAATCTGATTGGTTTGATCAACCAAAACGGTGAAAAGTATCAACTTGAATACGATCGTAATGAGCGGTTGGTCAAAGAAGTAGGGTTTGATGGGCGTACCCAGCACTATCGTTATAACTCTCAAGGCCATTTAGTTGCTCATGTTGAAGGCAGTCACCCAGATAGCCTAACAGCAGCTAACTACACCACGCAGTTTAAGCGCGATGCACTAGGGCGTTTACTGGAAAAACGTTGTCCGGATGGTGAAACGTCGTTCTTTAGTTATTCGAAGGTAGGCCAGTTATTAGCCGCAAACAACAATGCTCGTCAGTTGAGTTTCGAGTACACGGCGGCAGGCTTACTTAGCTGTGAGCGGCAAGATGATCAGCCACTAAGTCATAACTACAATGCATTAAAACAGCGCACACAAACCACCTTACCGGCTGGCCAAGAGATTGCCTATCAATACGATAACCACAACCGCTGGAGTGGTATGAGTTTTGACGGTCAGCGCGTGGTGGATATTGATCGCGATGCTTGGGGGCGAGAGTTACAGCGCTTTCAGGGGGCAAGTGCCAGCCATTTTGACTATGACCCAATGGGGCGCTTAAGTAGTCATCAAGTGACTACCCAGTCGGGCAAACATCAGCTTATTAGTCGAGATTATGCTTACGATGATGCGGGAAATTTAGCTTTAGTTGATGATTTCCGTAAAGGTAGTACGCATTATCAATATGATGCTTTAAACCAGTTAAAGGCGGTTAGTGGTTTTAGCGATGAGCAATTTGATTTTGATCCAGCAGGAAACTTACTTTCAAACAGTTCCAGTTCCAGTTCCAGTGGCAGTGAAAAATCACAAGGCGCTTCTGCTCAAGTTAAAGGAAACCGCTTACAGTTCCAAGGCGATCGTAAATTTACCTACGACGATGCGGGTAATTTAATACGTGAAAATCGTGGTAAGCATGGTGCTTTAGAGACACGCTATACCTACAACGCTCAAAATCAATTAGTGCGCGTGGATGATGGTAAGCAAGTAACTCGTTACAGCTACGATGCGCTTGGCCGCCGTATTAGTAAAGAGGATAGCTTTGGTAAAACAGAATTCCTTTGGAATGGTGATGTTCTCCTGAGTGAGGCACGTGCGAGTAATGAAAAGATATACCTTTACGAACCTAATAGTTTTAAACCTCTGGCCCAGATACAAGACGGCGAGATCTACCACTACCATCTTGATCATTTAGGTACGCCTCAAGAGATGACCGATAATACCGGTCAGATTGTTTGGTCATCAAGCTATAAGGCCTACGGTAATCTCGCGCTCAATGACGTGAATAATGTTGAAAATAACCTGCGCTTTCAGGGCCAGTATTTTGATGAAGAGACTGGACTTCACTATAACCGACACAGATATTTCGACCCGAGTGTAGGCCAGTTTACGACACAAGATCCGATAGGGTTATTGGGTGGAACTAACGGCTATCAGTATGCGCCTAATCCTACCTCATGGATTGATCCGCTTGGGCTGAAATGTAAGGAGAATACATGGAACGAATTCCAGAAGGATCATAAGGGGCAATTTGCCACTGTATCTGAAGCCTCTAAAGCTTATAAAGATTTAAAAGAGCAGCAATCGCCTTGGCCTATTGGGTACGACCATACTTCCCATGTTCGAACTATGAAGGTTGGTGAAACTTTCAATATGATTGTTGATGAAGGTGCCGATGATATGCCAGGAAGGTTTGCAACGTTTGACGATATTGCTAGCCCTGAATATGGTCGGCAAAAGTTAGCGATAAAAAAAGAGTGGAAGTCGACTCTTGATAATGTGGTGACATACCGCGTTAAAAAGCCCTTTGATGTATACGAAGGTCCTGTTGGTCCACAAATTGATGGAAGTACCTACGTAGCGGGTGGTGGGACACAGATCACATTCAAAGATCAAGGCACAAGTTGGGCTAATGCTCGGCCCAACGAATTCAATGATTTTACTGATGACCCTTATCTGGAAGTGGCAGGGAAAAAGAAATTGGGTAAAGAAAAATGATTGACATTAAGGTTAAAAAAAAGGGTGAGGGAAGAAATGCGAGCACAGCCTTCTCATGGATTTATGAAAACAAAGAAGTAACAATAAGCTTCTCTGTTATAGCGCGGCACGTTTATGTTGAAGACAATGAAAGCGTATTTTTTAGTCTTTATTCTGAGGATGAAATTTTGAGATATTCGCTTTCTGGCGAATTAATTGAATCATTTAATATCCCAGAAAAGCGAGGTTATCAATACAGAGGTATTAATAGAAATCTTAAAGCAAAGCTTGGTGTTAGTTTACTTTTTTGTCCTGTAGACGATGATGTAGGGAACCAATGGAGAGATATTGAGCAATACGAGCTTGAAAGTGAGTCACAGCCTCTTGGAAAGTACATCAACATTTATCGCTAGTTAAATCAATAGGGCCGTTGTTATTGAATAACTTAGCGGCTGTAAAGGAATCGATAAATAATTATGTTTTAAATAAGCCTCCGATCGAGGCTTTTTTATGCTTAAAATAAATCAACTTGAGGTTGAAAGGATGCACGGGTGATTCTGTAGAGTAGTCAGAATCATCGTATTGCAAGGACGCTCGCATGTTGCCGAAATCTGCATAATTGCCAAAAGCGTTCGCGTCACCTGCCAAGTGGTGAGCACGTTGGGAGCAGTCCAACACCTTTTTAAATTTGTTCACTGTGCTGCACAGGCAGCTTAGAAAAAAAGCAATACGCAGATTAATGACAATCAAGGGATGTACTGCCGCACAGGCAGATTAAGTGGCAGCTATACATTTTGTTTCCTAAAGTGTTATGCATATTATGGGAGCAGAGTATGGCTAAAAACGCATCGGCAACTAAACGACGATTATTTTTGCAGGGCGGTGTGTGTTTTTACTGCCGAGAACCGTTAGCACTTTCTGATGCCACTCAGGATTATGTTATTGCAAAATCATTAGGTGGCAGTGATGGTGACGACAACTTGGTTGTGTGTTGTCGTTCCATTAATCAATACTTTGTTAATTGCTCGGTGAAAATGAAATTAGACACGGTACTCAAGTACCGTGGGAAACTGCCGTGTCTAATCAAGGGGGCTAATCAAGGGGTCAGAGTCCTTGAAATATAATTTTTTTGAAAGTCTTTGGGCATAACCTGATTTTAGATCGGCGATTACCTCCCCGTTAATGCCGATCATTACATTCTTTAACAATCCCTTCCTCTGCGGACCGGTTCCGTTCAGCACAGTTACGGCTATGATAAATTCGGCTGCTTAAGCGACTTTAAAACGGTGATGAACACACCCGTTATGTCTACGACTTAGTCAACTTAATAGAGCGAGTTGAGGCTACTGATCCAGAGCGTTTCTACTTCGACCTCTCCGGCAGCTTGATCAGCAAAGAAGGCAAGCTAGAAACCAGCTGTCACTACAACGCGACAATCAACTCGCAGCCATAGAAAAGAACGGCCAGCGCAGCACATAAAAGAAAGACTTGTTAGGTGGGCGTATCAGCAAAAGCGGCAGCGTTGGCGCAGGCTGTTTTATTTGGGCCGGTGATTAGCTCTAAAAAGATATAGCTCCGAACGTAATAGATTTAACTCTCTGGCCCGGGTACAGGGTAGTGAGATCTACCATTACCGTCTTGATCATTAAGGCATGCCTCAATAATGACAGGTAATACAGGTCAGATCGTTTGGTCATCAAGTTATATGGCTGTATATCTGGATGGGCTTGGTATGCTACGTAATCTGATCCAAACGAAATTCCGGGTGGTAAGCCGAGAGAATGTCGATGGTCATATCTATATTGAGCTTGAAGAAATATAAGTATGAGTAGTACAAAGAAATCAAACAGTATTGCAAAGTTAATAAAACTAAAAAAGCTGGAATCTGAAGGCCTGACCTTCCCGCATGCAACTAGTAGGTTAAGTGGCTCAACCGAGCCTACTAAAACGGAATGGTTTACGGAATATATGGGGCTCCGTCGAGCGGTATCAAGAAATATTGTGAGTGAAGTTGAGTTTGAAAAGCTTCCTCAAGAAGCTATAGCTTCGGAGAGCGAAAATCGAATAAGGGGGGCGCTCATTGGCTGTGCTCTAGGTGATGCGCTTGGGACTACACTAGAGTTTACTCAGCCGGGAGCTTTCACGCCTATAGATGACATTGTTGGTGGAGGACCGTTCGGTTTAAAGGCTGGGGAGTGGACAGATGATACCAGTATGATGTACTGCCTTGCTCATAGTTTAGTAAGGACTAATTCTTTCGATCTGTCTGATCAAATAGAGCTTTATTGCCGTTGGCGTGAAGATGGTGTTTTCAGTGTTAATGGTCACTGTTTTGATATAGGCAATACTGTAAGTGCCGCATTAGATCGGTATCGTCAGACTGGAGACCCTATTTCTGGTGATACGTCACCAATGTCTGCAGGAAATGGCTCCCTAATGCGACTTGCACCAGTGCCAATACGCTATTTTAATGATTTCTCTAAAGCTGTTGAGTTATCAGGAAAAAGCTCATTAACAACTCATGGTGCAACTGAGGCCGTTGACGCGTGTAGATATTACGGCGCTTTAATTTGGGGGGGCTTACATGGTGTCGAAAAGAGTGTTCTCCTTAATGGACTTTATTCGCCCGAAACTGGGTACTGGAACAAAAATCCTTTATGCGAGTCAATTAATTTGCTTGTTACATCTGGTAGCTATAAGGCCAAAAAAGCGAAGGATATTCGTGCTAGTGGTTATGTTCTACATACATTAGAAGCAGCTTTATGGGCCTTTGAGAATAGCCACTCTTTTGAAGAGGGCGCTTTAATGGCGGTTAATCTTGGAGAGGACGCTGACACCACAGGTGCCGTATATGGGCAATTAGCCGGTGCTTATTATGGGGAAAGGGCTTTGCCAATAAATTGGATAGATAAAGTCAAAGAAGCCCATGTTTTTTTTCTTAAGGCTAAAGAGTTATGCTCCTTGATTTCTAGTGATTAGGAATTAGCTGGAGTTAAGGGGGGATATTAAAATGGGGTAAGGTGAGCATTCCTATAAATTATTTGTAGGACGATCGTAAATCTTGAAATGGTTTGACAAGGGATGCAAATATTAAGGCCCCTACTGAGTATGGTCGATTAAGGTATTTACTTTTGATAAGAGACTTCAGGCTTTAGGGAAGTTGGAGTATGAAGGTGCTCTGGTAAAAGTGGACTTATAGTGATGAAAATATTGAATATATTAAAGCTAAAGGTGTTTTAGGTAGGCAGGATATAGTTTTAAAGGTTGAGGTTGTAAGTGGTCCTTTCAATGATAAATATGAATATTTTTGTTGGATAGTGATGGTTATTACATCTGGGTATCTAAAAGCATTTATCCTTCTGTAGATGGTCGACCAGAAAAATAGTTGGCGGTACTGTGATAAAGTTCCCTAAAACTGCTCTTGGTTTGTATGTTGAGTCTGTCGAAACTAAGTTTATGAAGACCGAAAAAGAAGGAGGGCTTAAAAAGACGAATACATCATAATTTAACTTCTAATTTGTTAGTATCTTAATATTCTAAGCGAGGGCTTGTTAAGAAAGGAGTATTAACAAATGTTCGCCATCAATTTCTAAAGTTGAGGACGAAAAGAGAAGTTTAAATCATGTGGATAAAATTCCTAGTAGAGGTAGAGTCGTTAATATTATTATTGATATGGAAGATTGCTTCGGATTGAAAGTTAGAGGTTTTGTGGTATGTCACGAGAAGTTTTAAGGGCTATATTAAAAGGCGATATCGAAAAATTTAATGGCTTCTTAGAGCAAGGGCTTGCCGTTGATGAGATTACAACGAAAGAGCGTTGGAATTATCTTCATCGAGCGTTAATGCCCATTTCACAGCCTCCTGTCTTGAAAATGGTTCAGCACCTAATTACCTGCGGCATTGATGTGAATGCTATTGATGTTTATGGTAATAATGCACTTCATTACGCGATGAAATTGAAAGATGCGGGTATAGTTAGAGTATTGTTGGACGCTAAGGTGGATGTGAACCATATTAATGATGAAGGTGTTAGCCCTCTTCGGGAGGCGCTGTTAACTAAGCCTTATGAGTATTCTTCTATACGGTTACTGTTAGAGCATGGGGCTAATATAGAGCAGAAGATAGAAGGCGGTATTTCTGAGAAAGAATTTTCGGAGATAGTCGCAGGTGAAGACGATATCATCAAGGATTTATTTAATAGGTAGGTTACTTACATCTTTTATGAGGTAAATATTTAAGTATTGCTGGCCTTTTTGTATCCT containing:
- a CDS encoding ADP-ribosylglycohydrolase family protein, giving the protein MSSTKKSNSIAKLIKLKKLESEGLTFPHATSRLSGSTEPTKTEWFTEYMGLRRAVSRNIVSEVEFEKLPQEAIASESENRIRGALIGCALGDALGTTLEFTQPGAFTPIDDIVGGGPFGLKAGEWTDDTSMMYCLAHSLVRTNSFDLSDQIELYCRWREDGVFSVNGHCFDIGNTVSAALDRYRQTGDPISGDTSPMSAGNGSLMRLAPVPIRYFNDFSKAVELSGKSSLTTHGATEAVDACRYYGALIWGGLHGVEKSVLLNGLYSPETGYWNKNPLCESINLLVTSGSYKAKKAKDIRASGYVLHTLEAALWAFENSHSFEEGALMAVNLGEDADTTGAVYGQLAGAYYGERALPINWIDKVKEAHVFFLKAKELCSLISSD
- a CDS encoding RHS repeat-associated core domain-containing protein gives rise to the protein MSSYELEDKDGNRYRISIGAGPLLPHDENLVAGSCMMADNLLGGIGEPQIIGAFSHFYSSVNGLSGNPKDALSSALSQSYLVIEKLDSALAIDADVSDPRNELRIKIRQTLAVIIAQEQAQAAQIERELAAKSNLGVAAEYGIALGKGIGEAAWGLAVWLKDVNDVVNPVMRRYRQSQALVAAWQSDDFAKTYGETVLAAEKRELVEVLGFDPTQITMKQVDEAIAMTTLVMDDPGLQSILKKFALDYANAQHSIEITEIAGGGVFELILTIILAAVTGGAAAVASLGSKARLLGKFKKLGKLLTEFAEATKKIAKRAKKRNAKIDGDSSAPKFTDLDTVEGGSKKTDPHGAETGAVSKANNTSGATVPDDASVSGDSEAPAASEVGKTDTGKPSEEASKSSLEGEPINMVTGEELLELTDFTFRAPLPLTWRRIYRSTSTANRGLGYGWSHPLSERLFITNEQVRFVDSEGRNIPFERPKLQQASLNKVEKLTLRYLDATTYAIEAPGKAVRIFSAETDYQLTALIDASNNRLDFHYSEDAQLRRIQSSAGQALELSWADSLITQIDKIAVDGTRTLEVKYHYDFTQDLIACEDAGGKGEQYQYRNHVITQRTLKTGFNFYFEWDEYSPLARCTRQWGDNDIYSYRFEWDDTQRVSRAIDSNGGIKEFHYDDNAKVTKIVDPEGGVSQFQFDDVGNLLVKTEPSGVQHRYEYNEFGQLTRYRDPLGGGHQIEYQGDRPIVLIDGDGNRWTRDYYDNGLIRQITNPDGLSTHYTYNAQGLITEIRNPAGQVTKLTWDEQDRLLVEQSRELSRHFSYNARDQIEQVAEFDTNFDSQAEAAHARITRYDYDVSGNVTQVTFPDGKQQVMAYNANDQLISVTDTAGRTTQYRYDGLSQVREKIDPAGQHFKYQYDKERNLIGLINQNGEKYQLEYDRNERLVKEVGFDGRTQHYRYNSQGHLVAHVEGSHPDSLTAANYTTQFKRDALGRLLEKRCPDGETSFFSYSKVGQLLAANNNARQLSFEYTAAGLLSCERQDDQPLSHNYNALKQRTQTTLPAGQEIAYQYDNHNRWSGMSFDGQRVVDIDRDAWGRELQRFQGASASHFDYDPMGRLSSHQVTTQSGKHQLISRDYAYDDAGNLALVDDFRKGSTHYQYDALNQLKAVSGFSDEQFDFDPAGNLLSNSSSSSSSGSEKSQGASAQVKGNRLQFQGDRKFTYDDAGNLIRENRGKHGALETRYTYNAQNQLVRVDDGKQVTRYSYDALGRRISKEDSFGKTEFLWNGDVLLSEARASNEKIYLYEPNSFKPLAQIQDGEIYHYHLDHLGTPQEMTDNTGQIVWSSSYKAYGNLALNDVNNVENNLRFQGQYFDEETGLHYNRHRYFDPSVGQFTTQDPIGLLGGTNGYQYAPNPTSWIDPLGLKCKENTWNEFQKDHKGQFATVSEASKAYKDLKEQQSPWPIGYDHTSHVRTMKVGETFNMIVDEGADDMPGRFATFDDIASPEYGRQKLAIKKEWKSTLDNVVTYRVKKPFDVYEGPVGPQIDGSTYVAGGGTQITFKDQGTSWANARPNEFNDFTDDPYLEVAGKKKLGKEK
- a CDS encoding ankyrin repeat domain-containing protein is translated as MSREVLRAILKGDIEKFNGFLEQGLAVDEITTKERWNYLHRALMPISQPPVLKMVQHLITCGIDVNAIDVYGNNALHYAMKLKDAGIVRVLLDAKVDVNHINDEGVSPLREALLTKPYEYSSIRLLLEHGANIEQKIEGGISEKEFSEIVAGEDDIIKDLFNR
- a CDS encoding HNH endonuclease; the protein is MAKNASATKRRLFLQGGVCFYCREPLALSDATQDYVIAKSLGGSDGDDNLVVCCRSINQYFVNCSVKMKLDTVLKYRGKLPCLIKGANQGVRVLEI